In one window of Henckelia pumila isolate YLH828 chromosome 1, ASM3356847v2, whole genome shotgun sequence DNA:
- the LOC140873956 gene encoding uncharacterized protein, with protein sequence MGKKGQSQPLTTIATIAYRFLKDLLKNKKKLNDLAHVTINNECYAVIQNRLPQKFQDPGSFSIPCNIGQFSIDNALSDLGASINLMPYSLAKKLNMGVIEPTIISLKLADLSNKYPRGVVENVLVKVDKLIFPVYFFVLDMDEDYEVPMILGRPFLATSRALIDVEKGELVLRMNDEQVMFNMLKSASDSQISKSCSTVNFIEFTMLGNVSKFSSPKESDP encoded by the exons ATGGGAAAAAAAGGACAATCGCAGCCCCTCACCACCATCGCCACCATCGCctacag ATTTTTGAAGGACTTactgaagaataaaaagaaGCTGAACGATTTGGCACATGTCACAATTAATAATGAGTGCTATGCGGTGATCCAAAATAGGCTTCCACAAAAAtttcaagatccagggagtttctctatACCGTGCAATATTGGTCAATTTTCTATTGATAATGCATTGTCTGACTTAGGGGCAAGTATCAATTTGATGCCTTATTCACTTGCTAAGAAATTAAACATGGGGGTGATTGAACCCACTATCATCTCGCTTAAGCTTGCAGATCTCTCTAACAAATATCCTAGAGGGGTAGTAGAGAATGTATTAGTTAAAGTGGATAAACTAATTTTCCctgtttatttttttgttcttgATATGGATGAGGATTATGAGGTTCCTATGATTTTAGGTCGTCCGTTTCTTGCTACTAGTAGGgctttaattgatgttgaaaaGGGGGAGTTAGTTTTAAGGATGAATGATGAGCAAGTCATGTTTAATATGCTGAAGTCGGCTAGCGATAGCCAAATTTCCAAATCTTGCTCTACTGTAAATTTTATTGAATTCACGATGTTGGGGAATGTCAGCAAGTTCAGCTCTCCAAAAGAATCGGACCCATGA